In a single window of the Acidobacteriota bacterium genome:
- a CDS encoding inositol-3-phosphate synthase, translating to MNKVKVAIVGLGNCANSLMQGVEYYKDAPNGTDIPGLMHVTLGDYHISDIEFVAGFDVDASKVGEDMAKAVWAGENNTVRFSDIPNTGCIVHRGPTLDGLGKYYKTSIEESAGEPIDVAQVLRDSGANVLVSYLPVGSEQATRFYAQAAIDEGIGFVNCIPAFIASDPEWAQKFADAGVPIIGDDIKSQVGATIIHRNLARLFEDRGVVVERTYQLNVGGNMDFKNMLERERLESKKISKTQAVTSQLDNGIADDDVHIGPSDHIPWLTDRKWAYIRLEGRSFGDVPLSAELKLEVWDSPNSAGVVIDAVRCIKIAIDRGIGGPLLAPSSYFMKSPPVQYRDVVAKQNLTEFIDGNDPTAAATTAYLG from the coding sequence ATGAACAAAGTAAAAGTAGCAATCGTAGGGCTTGGCAACTGCGCCAACTCCCTCATGCAGGGTGTCGAATATTACAAGGACGCGCCGAACGGGACTGACATCCCCGGCCTCATGCACGTGACTCTCGGCGACTATCACATCAGCGACATCGAATTCGTTGCCGGGTTCGACGTCGACGCGTCAAAAGTCGGTGAGGACATGGCCAAGGCAGTGTGGGCGGGTGAAAACAACACCGTTCGGTTCTCCGACATCCCCAACACCGGATGCATCGTCCATCGCGGGCCAACTCTCGATGGGCTCGGCAAGTACTACAAGACTTCAATCGAAGAGTCAGCAGGCGAACCAATCGACGTCGCGCAGGTGCTGAGAGATTCGGGTGCAAATGTCCTGGTGTCCTACCTACCCGTCGGCTCAGAGCAAGCGACGCGGTTCTACGCACAAGCAGCAATCGATGAGGGAATCGGCTTTGTCAACTGCATCCCGGCCTTCATTGCGTCCGACCCTGAGTGGGCACAGAAATTCGCAGACGCCGGTGTGCCGATCATCGGCGATGACATCAAGTCCCAGGTCGGCGCAACAATCATCCACCGTAACCTTGCCCGTCTCTTCGAAGACCGCGGCGTTGTTGTCGAACGGACCTATCAGCTCAACGTGGGCGGCAACATGGACTTCAAAAACATGTTGGAACGCGAACGTCTCGAGTCAAAGAAGATCTCCAAGACTCAGGCGGTGACGTCGCAGCTCGACAACGGCATTGCCGATGACGACGTCCATATCGGCCCGTCCGACCACATCCCGTGGCTCACGGACCGCAAGTGGGCATACATCCGGCTTGAGGGCAGATCTTTTGGGGATGTGCCCCTGTCCGCCGAGCTCAAGCTTGAAGTCTGGGACTCGCCAAACAGCGCTGGTGTTGTGATCGACGCAGTCCGTTGTATCAAGATCGCGATCGATCGCGGTATCGGCGGCCCACTACTGGCACCGTCGTCGTACTTCATGAAATCCCCACCGGTCCAATACCGCGATGTCGTCGCCAAACAAAACCTTACAGAATTCATTGATGGCAACGACCCAACCGCCGCAGCAACCACTGCGTACCTTGGTTAA
- a CDS encoding helix-turn-helix transcriptional regulator, translating into MRRKTNDSLVKNEETVLVLALGLLDEGEGSFHGYRISRGLKEKTESRPMAYTTLYRCLVRLEDRDLMSSKWTTPEHGAQPKRLYTLTKEGKALARKLRAS; encoded by the coding sequence ATGCGAAGAAAAACCAACGACTCGCTCGTAAAGAATGAAGAGACGGTCCTTGTGCTGGCACTGGGCCTTCTCGACGAGGGGGAAGGCAGCTTCCATGGCTATCGAATTAGCCGAGGGCTGAAGGAAAAGACCGAATCGCGACCCATGGCGTACACCACGCTGTACCGCTGCCTGGTGAGGCTCGAAGACCGTGACCTCATGTCGAGCAAATGGACCACACCAGAGCACGGTGCCCAGCCCAAACGGCTATACACACTGACCAAGGAAGGCAAGGCCCTGGCCAGGAAGCTGCGGGCGTCCTAG
- a CDS encoding PadR family transcriptional regulator has protein sequence MLEFAVLGLLCDTSLHGYEIKRRLAELGFWRVSFGSLYPGLKRLDRRALIASDREGRKKMYTLTTEGQKHFMSLLMEHSDAPEEERHFHLRLAFFRYLDAAHRTRSLLRRRNELVEKLTRTKRLMRRAANHGRGKLDRYTRALIERGVRTTEADIAWLDHLIAAERGEQARLTATELSPGGAL, from the coding sequence ATGCTCGAATTTGCGGTCCTCGGACTGCTTTGCGATACCAGTCTCCACGGGTACGAAATCAAACGACGGCTCGCTGAACTTGGGTTTTGGCGCGTCTCCTTCGGCTCGCTGTACCCGGGGCTGAAAAGGCTTGACCGTCGCGCACTCATCGCATCCGATCGTGAAGGGCGTAAGAAGATGTACACCCTCACCACCGAAGGCCAGAAGCACTTCATGTCTCTGCTGATGGAGCACTCAGACGCGCCGGAGGAGGAACGCCATTTCCACCTTCGACTCGCGTTCTTCCGCTATCTGGACGCCGCACATCGAACAAGGTCGCTGCTGCGCAGAAGAAACGAACTTGTCGAGAAGCTCACGCGGACCAAAAGACTGATGCGTCGGGCAGCTAACCACGGCCGTGGCAAACTCGACCGTTATACCCGTGCACTGATAGAGCGTGGGGTCAGGACAACCGAGGCGGACATTGCGTGGCTCGATCATCTGATTGCCGCCGAACGAGGCGAGCAGGCCCGCCTAACAGCCACAGAACTATCCCCAGGAGGGGCGTTATGA
- a CDS encoding deoxyribonuclease IV: MLIGAHTPAQDPLAEARVRGADVIQLFLSAPQSYKKPVPRDDADELRASPLPIFVHAPYVINVASPNNRIRIPARKTLANACAAAESIGASGVVVHGGHVGDGEDIAVGFERWRKAIDSFTTTVPILIENTAGGDHAVVRSIANYAPLFAELGDRNVGVCLDTCHAWAAGEDLATIARTIHETGSRIGLVHCNDSKDPLDSRRDRHANLGAGMIPHQLLLQCLRDAGAPVVLETPGGANEHTADLAWLRDRLDG, translated from the coding sequence ATGCTGATTGGCGCCCACACTCCCGCACAAGATCCGCTTGCCGAAGCTCGCGTTCGCGGTGCTGACGTGATTCAACTGTTCCTGTCCGCGCCGCAGTCGTACAAGAAGCCGGTTCCTCGTGATGACGCCGATGAGTTGCGTGCGTCACCGTTGCCGATTTTCGTTCATGCACCGTACGTCATCAATGTCGCGTCGCCAAACAACCGGATCCGCATACCCGCTCGTAAGACGCTGGCCAACGCCTGTGCGGCTGCGGAGAGCATTGGTGCGAGCGGTGTCGTTGTGCACGGTGGTCACGTCGGTGATGGTGAGGACATCGCCGTCGGGTTCGAGCGCTGGAGAAAGGCGATCGATTCGTTCACGACGACCGTGCCGATCCTCATCGAGAACACTGCCGGCGGTGACCATGCCGTCGTCCGATCCATTGCAAACTATGCACCCCTGTTTGCAGAGCTTGGCGACCGCAACGTCGGCGTCTGCCTTGACACCTGTCACGCCTGGGCGGCGGGCGAGGACTTGGCAACCATTGCTCGGACGATCCACGAGACTGGCAGCCGCATTGGCTTGGTGCACTGCAACGACTCGAAGGACCCCCTGGACTCGCGTCGCGATCGTCACGCCAACCTCGGCGCCGGGATGATTCCGCATCAGCTGCTTCTGCAATGTCTCAGGGACGCAGGCGCTCCTGTTGTGCTTGAGACACCCGGCGGCGCTAACGAACACACCGCAGACCTCGCCTGGTTGCGGGATCGCCTTGACGGCTAG